In a single window of the Raphanus sativus cultivar WK10039 chromosome 9, ASM80110v3, whole genome shotgun sequence genome:
- the LOC130500420 gene encoding MLP-like protein 28, which yields MAEASSLVGIIETTVEVKSSPEKVHGMFVGKHRIPSASPSLVQGFELHEGEIGQVGAIVTWNYFHDGEARVMKERIESIDPENNRATYRVLEGDLMNEYKSFLITFQVTPNEGEPGSILHWHFEYEKISEEVAHPETLLQFAVEVSKEIDAHLMSEE from the exons ATGGCAGAAGCATCAAGTTTGGTCGGGATCATTGAGACAACCGTGGAGGTAAAATCTTCGCCGGAGAAGGTGCATGGCATGTTTGTCGGGAAACACCGTATCCCCTCTGCTTCTCCATCCTTAGTTCAGGGCTTTGAGCTGCACGAAGGCGAAATTGGCCAAGTTGGTGCTATCGTAACCTGGAATTACTTTCACG ATGGGGAGGCAAGAGTAATGAAAGAGAGGATCGAGTCAATAGACCCGGAGAACAATCGGGCCACGTACAGGGTGTTAGAGGGTGATTTAATGAACGAGTACAAGAGTTTCTTGATCACCTTTCAAGTGACCCCTAATGAAGGTGAACCTGGAAGTATTTTACATTGGCACTTTGAGTACGAGAAAATTAGTGAGGAGGTGGCTCACCCTGAGACTCTCCTCCAGTTTGCCGTCGAGGTCTCCAAAGAGATCGATGCACATCTCATGTCCGAAGAATAG
- the LOC130500421 gene encoding YTH domain-containing protein ECT3-like — translation MIGPVDFEKSVDYWQQDKWNGQFPVKWHTIKDVPNSQFRHIILENNDNKPVTNTRDTQEVKLEGIEMLKIFKNYDAETSILDDFGFYEEREKIIQERKARRQPSLPSTGE, via the exons ATGATAGGACCTGTGGATTTTGAGAAGAGCGTTGATTACTGGCAACAAGACAAATGGAACGGACAGTTCCCGGTGAAGTGGCACACCATCAAAGACGTTCCAAACAGTCAGTTCCGCCACATTATATTGGAGAACAATGACAATAAGCCTGTGACGAACACTCGAGACACTCAAGAA GTGAAACTAGAAGGCATTGAGATGCTGAAGATTTTCAAGAACTACGATGCTGAGACTTCAATCTTGGATGATTTTGGGTTTTATGAAGAGAGGGAGAAGATAATTCAAGAACGGAAGGCAAGAAGGCAGCCAAGCTTGCCATCTACAGGAGAGTAG